The following proteins come from a genomic window of Chiloscyllium punctatum isolate Juve2018m chromosome 49, sChiPun1.3, whole genome shotgun sequence:
- the LOC140469253 gene encoding beta-1,3-galactosyltransferase 9, with protein sequence MYEEKLLFCRLRTHQWCFLLFNVALFHALLFGADIVEEYLLQSSPNTYTDVQTLDIRERARKLDMGQVKGNASRYFRISNTDACSHGNLFLLAFVSSNAGNVTRREVIRKTWANVSQVQGYGLLTLFAIGIPQTQATQEEINKEYADHRDIIQGTFPDSANNAVLKTIMIMRWAVTFCPKALFILKSDEETFVNYRSLVEYLLSLKRHAEDLYIGRVNHQVMPIRDPLNKHHVPISLYSGKYYPDYCSSTAYVISQDVARKVFVASVAMVTSMPEDIYVGICARKAGVVPIHSSRFSGEKHIRFNRCCYKFIFSSFGMKSEELDEAWEEINDSRPCTMLEMYYGLIKCKALTYLDKLTSHDSTESEESVPPKH encoded by the exons ATGTATGAGGAGAAG CTTTTATTCTGTAGGCTTCGTACTCATCAGTGGTGCTTCCTTCTCTTCAATGTGGCTCTGTTCCATGCCTTGCTCTTTGGAGCTGACATTGTGGAAGAGTACCTGCTACAGTCCTCTCCAAACACCTATACAGATGTCCAAACTCTGGACATCCGGGAGAGAGCGAGGAAACTGGACATGGGCCAGGTCAAGGGGAATGCCTCCAGGTATTTTCGCATCAGCAACACAGATGCTTGCAGTCACGGCAACCTCTTTCTCCTGGCTTTTGTTTCCAGCAACGCAGGAAACGTGACACGGCGGGAGGTCATCAGGAAGACTTGGGCTAATGTGAGTCAAGTGCAAGGTTATGGTTTGTTAACATTGTTTGCAATTGGGATCCCTCAAACGCAGGCAACCCAAGAGGAGATCAATAAAGAGTATGCAGACCACAGGGACATCATCCAAGGCACTTTCCCAGACTCGGCCAACAACGCTGTCCTTAAAACCATTATGATCATGCGCTGGGCCGTGACATTTTGCCCTAAAGCTCTGTTCATTCTGAAATCTGATGAAGAGACCTTTGTCAATTACAGAAGCTTGGTGGAATACCTGCTCAGTTTGAAGAGACATGCGGAGGACCTCTACATTGGGAGAGTCAACCACCAGGTAATGCCCATTCGAGACCCTCTGAACAAACATCATGTGCCCATCAGCCTGTATTCGGGCAAGTATTACCCCGACTACTGCAGCTCGACGGCCTACGTCATCTCACAGGATGTTGCCCGTAAGGTTTTTGTCGCTTCTGTGGCGATGGTGACCTCGATGCCTGAAGACATTTATGTCGGAATTTGCGCCAGGAAAGCTGGCGTGGTGCCCATCCACAGCTCCAGGTTTTCTGGGGAGAAGCACATTCGCTTCAATCGCTGCTGCTACAAGTTCATCTTTAGCTCTTTTGGGATGAAAAGTGAGGAGCTGGATGAGGCCTGGGAGGAGATTAATGACAGTAGACCATGTACTATGTTAGAAATGTATTATGGACTCATCAAGTGCAAGGCATTAACCTATCTGGACAAGCTCACGTCACATGACAGCACGGAGTCAGAGGAGTCAGTCCCTCCAAAACACTAA